A stretch of the bacterium genome encodes the following:
- the nuoL gene encoding NADH-quinone oxidoreductase subunit L yields the protein MGFAKICFSLVHLVPILPLLGAIVNGFLTFLGRKVPKGLTAFIACGSLFAAFLISAGTFLYVTGLPEEAREITITLFPWIDLGGFKADVAFLIDPLALTMMLVVTGVGSLIHLYSVGYMHDDPGFSRYFSYLNLFCFAMLTLVMGANVPMLFVGWEGVGLCSYLLIGFWFTDQEKAAAGMKAFIVNRIGDFAFLVGFLLLYWTLYSLGTPTVTFTEIRDAAPMLVGKTWNGVPVLVLVTLLFFVGATGKSAQIPLYTWLPDAMAGPTPVSALIHAATMVTAGVYMIGRMSGLYSLAPETRMIVSTIGFSTAMFAAVIAFAQNDIKKVLAYSTVSQLGFMFGAMGTGMYAAGIFHLVTHAFFKACLFLGSGSVIHAMRGEQDIQKMGGLKEHMPITYKTFLLATLAIAGIFPFAGFFSKDEILWQTFNQYKVLWTVGLVTAAGTAIYMFRMVTLTFFGKCRADEHTKHHLHESPATMTIPLIVLAALSVAGGFLGVPEALGHLVGWHHSNLLERWLEPAFVLPKAPAMAPHAVEYGLMVLSLAVAIVGCLIGYTLFSKRAEGVDSLGRASDIPEALAARFPGLHRAMQNKFYVDEIYQAVFVNNLLRLNDFLAKFDLRVVDGIVNLAGFLTKVGAYISGGFDRIFVDGLVNLVANITRWGGAGVRRLQSGQIQTYLYYTVGGVLLVVLYRLL from the coding sequence ATGGGATTCGCCAAGATTTGCTTCAGCCTCGTTCACCTGGTGCCGATCCTGCCTCTCTTGGGCGCGATCGTGAACGGCTTCCTCACCTTTCTCGGCCGGAAGGTGCCCAAGGGACTCACCGCCTTCATCGCCTGCGGTTCGCTCTTCGCGGCCTTCCTGATCTCGGCGGGCACCTTCCTGTACGTGACCGGCCTCCCCGAAGAGGCGCGGGAGATCACCATCACCCTCTTTCCCTGGATCGACCTGGGCGGTTTCAAGGCCGACGTGGCCTTTCTGATCGACCCGCTGGCCCTCACGATGATGCTGGTGGTGACCGGCGTCGGCTCTCTCATTCATCTCTATTCCGTCGGCTACATGCACGACGATCCGGGCTTCTCGCGCTACTTCAGCTATTTGAACCTCTTCTGCTTCGCGATGCTGACCCTGGTCATGGGCGCGAACGTGCCCATGCTGTTCGTCGGCTGGGAAGGCGTGGGTCTGTGCTCCTACCTCCTCATCGGCTTCTGGTTCACGGACCAGGAAAAGGCGGCGGCCGGCATGAAGGCCTTCATCGTCAACCGCATCGGCGACTTCGCCTTCCTTGTCGGGTTCCTCCTGCTGTATTGGACCCTTTATTCCCTGGGCACCCCGACGGTCACCTTCACGGAGATCCGCGACGCCGCACCCATGCTCGTCGGCAAGACCTGGAACGGGGTGCCCGTCCTCGTGCTGGTGACCCTCCTCTTCTTCGTGGGCGCCACCGGCAAATCGGCCCAGATCCCCCTCTACACGTGGCTCCCGGACGCCATGGCGGGTCCGACGCCGGTCTCCGCCCTGATCCACGCGGCCACCATGGTCACGGCGGGCGTCTACATGATCGGACGGATGAGCGGCCTCTACTCGCTCGCGCCGGAGACGCGCATGATCGTCTCGACGATCGGCTTCTCCACGGCGATGTTCGCCGCCGTGATCGCCTTCGCCCAGAACGACATCAAAAAGGTGCTCGCCTATTCCACCGTCTCCCAGTTGGGCTTTATGTTCGGGGCGATGGGCACCGGCATGTACGCGGCCGGCATCTTCCACCTCGTGACCCACGCGTTTTTCAAGGCCTGTTTGTTCCTTGGATCCGGTTCGGTGATTCACGCCATGCGCGGCGAGCAGGACATTCAGAAGATGGGCGGCCTCAAGGAGCACATGCCCATCACCTACAAGACCTTTCTTCTCGCGACGCTCGCCATCGCGGGCATCTTCCCGTTCGCGGGCTTCTTCTCCAAGGACGAGATCCTCTGGCAGACGTTCAACCAGTACAAGGTCCTGTGGACCGTGGGCCTCGTCACCGCCGCGGGCACGGCGATCTATATGTTCCGGATGGTGACCCTCACGTTCTTCGGCAAGTGCCGGGCGGACGAGCATACCAAGCACCACCTGCACGAGTCCCCGGCCACGATGACGATCCCCCTGATCGTGCTCGCGGCCCTGTCGGTCGCGGGCGGTTTCTTGGGCGTCCCGGAAGCTCTGGGCCATCTCGTCGGCTGGCATCACAGCAATCTCTTGGAGCGGTGGCTCGAGCCCGCCTTCGTGCTCCCGAAGGCGCCGGCCATGGCCCCCCACGCCGTCGAGTACGGACTCATGGTCCTCTCGCTCGCCGTCGCGATCGTCGGCTGCCTGATCGGGTACACCCTCTTTTCCAAGCGGGCCGAGGGCGTCGACAGCCTCGGAAGGGCTTCCGACATCCCGGAGGCCTTGGCGGCCAGGTTCCCCGGCCTCCACCGGGCGATGCAAAACAAGTTCTACGTGGACGAGATCTACCAGGCGGTCTTCGTGAACAATCTCCTCCGCCTGAACGACTTTTTGGCGAAATTCGACCTCAGGGTGGTGGACGGCATCGTGAACCTCGCGGGTTTCCTCACCAAGGTGGGGGCCTACATCTCGGGCGGGTTCGACCGCATTTTCGTGGACGGGCTGGTCAACCTGGTCGCCAACATCACGCGCTGGGGCGGCGCGGGCGTCCGGCGCCTCCAGTCGGGACAAATTCAGACCTATCTGTATTACACCGTGGGGGGCGTCCTCCTGGTGGTGCTGTACCGGCTTTTGTAG
- a CDS encoding NADH-quinone oxidoreductase subunit M, with the protein MFPYLSLMTFFPLVGAVLIAILPRGKDGLVKNIALISTLPPLAAAVKIFLSFDRTSVGLQFVEGPYNWIQSFNIQYYMGIDGLSVSMVLLTALISTISVLASWGIDKQVKGYFSLLLLLITGMFGVFCALDFFLFYVFWEVMLLPMYFLIGIWGGPRREYAAIKFFLYTLLGSVLMLLVMLAFYFYSDGHTFNLVTLAQPGVLQGPLLDPNFRIACWIGLFICFAIKVPIVPFHTWLPDAHVEAPTAISVILAAVLLKMGVYGILRINYPILSDTTVYFSNMIAAIGMIGIVYGALCAMAQKDFKKLIAYSSVSHMGFCLLGMASFTPEGLNGAVLQMFNHGIITAQLFLLVGVIYDRAHHREIAGFGGLAKSMPRYATMTSLAFFAALGLPGLSGFVSEVLCFMGGFKTFRLYTIVSVSGVVLTAAYMLWTYQRVFLGQVNEKYKALPEINARELATLVPLAIITVLVGVYPKFALDLLNTSMTALSKVVESRSLAGL; encoded by the coding sequence ATGTTTCCGTACCTCTCACTCATGACCTTCTTTCCGCTCGTGGGCGCGGTCCTCATCGCGATCCTGCCCAGGGGCAAGGACGGTCTGGTCAAGAACATCGCCCTGATCTCCACGCTGCCGCCGCTGGCGGCCGCCGTGAAGATCTTCCTCTCGTTCGACCGGACGAGCGTGGGCCTGCAATTCGTGGAAGGCCCGTACAACTGGATCCAATCCTTCAACATCCAGTACTACATGGGCATCGACGGTCTCTCCGTCTCGATGGTCCTTCTGACCGCCCTCATTTCGACGATCTCGGTGCTCGCGTCCTGGGGGATCGACAAGCAGGTGAAGGGGTATTTCTCCCTCCTGCTCCTGCTCATTACCGGCATGTTCGGCGTCTTCTGCGCTCTGGATTTCTTCCTCTTCTACGTCTTCTGGGAGGTCATGCTGTTGCCCATGTACTTCCTGATCGGCATCTGGGGCGGGCCGAGGCGCGAATACGCGGCGATCAAGTTCTTTCTCTACACCCTCCTGGGCTCGGTCCTCATGCTCCTTGTCATGCTGGCCTTCTATTTCTACAGCGACGGCCACACCTTCAATCTCGTCACCCTCGCCCAGCCGGGTGTGCTTCAGGGCCCCCTGCTCGATCCCAATTTCCGCATCGCGTGCTGGATCGGCCTCTTCATCTGCTTCGCGATCAAGGTGCCCATCGTGCCGTTTCACACGTGGTTGCCGGATGCGCACGTCGAGGCCCCCACGGCCATTTCCGTCATCCTGGCGGCCGTCCTCCTGAAGATGGGCGTCTACGGCATCTTGAGAATCAACTACCCCATCCTTTCGGACACCACGGTGTACTTCTCGAACATGATCGCGGCGATCGGCATGATCGGAATCGTCTATGGGGCCCTCTGCGCGATGGCGCAAAAGGATTTCAAGAAACTGATCGCCTATTCCTCCGTCAGCCACATGGGATTCTGCCTCTTGGGCATGGCGTCCTTCACCCCGGAGGGATTGAACGGGGCGGTGCTGCAGATGTTCAACCACGGAATCATCACGGCCCAGCTCTTCTTGCTCGTCGGCGTCATCTACGACCGGGCCCACCACCGCGAGATCGCAGGTTTCGGGGGCCTGGCCAAGTCCATGCCGCGCTACGCCACCATGACTTCCCTGGCCTTCTTCGCGGCGCTGGGGCTTCCGGGCCTCTCGGGATTCGTCTCCGAGGTGCTCTGTTTCATGGGCGGCTTCAAGACGTTCAGGCTCTACACGATCGTCTCGGTCTCGGGCGTGGTCCTGACCGCCGCCTACATGCTCTGGACCTACCAAAGGGTCTTCCTGGGCCAGGTGAACGAGAAGTACAAGGCGCTCCCGGAGATCAACGCCCGCGAATTGGCCACGCTGGTTCCTTTGGCGATCATCACGGTCTTGGTGGGTGTCTATCCGAAATTTGCGCTCGATCTCCTGAACACGTCGATGACGGCCCTTTCGAAGGTCGTCGAATCGAGATCGCTGGCGGGACTTTAA
- a CDS encoding NADH-quinone oxidoreductase subunit N has protein sequence MKLNFHYFLPELVLIGTILLLLVADFFNGAKKKGLYAVLAFAGMSGMMVAVAGTANLPAATFFDGMVSADAIGRFFKYIFGVSGILGVVLSLRSPEVEKADQASYYTLLTALVLGMMLLGSANHLLMLYLSLEMVSVLSYILTGSLRGVRRSSEAALKYVIYGGVASGIMAYGLSLLYGMTGTMAFPEIAAFLKANAVSRPALFTAILLIMGGIGFKIASFPFHMWCPDVYEGAPTPFTAFLSVGPKAAGFAALIRFFVVALTQAGASGFLPVKPVGLVELLTVLAIATMTIGNLAALWQNNMKRLLAYSSIAHAGYLLMGFAALNTEALNAILFYLVVYLIMNIGAFLVVLMIANQLGVEDIGGYKGLGRRGGKGTFLALVMTVFMFSLTGIPPLAGFIGKFYLFGVVLKAGLYGLAIAGVLNSVVSLYYYVRVVKVMFFDAPDDARALALPAVSQTWLVGGLAALTLYLGLFWNGLATVTVKSTGLHAAAFVPPPVVAPVTPESPPTAPVPATTPAPAAPTPPPQ, from the coding sequence GTGAAACTGAACTTCCATTATTTTCTCCCGGAACTCGTCCTGATCGGGACGATCCTGCTTCTGCTCGTGGCCGATTTCTTCAACGGGGCGAAAAAGAAGGGACTCTACGCCGTTCTGGCCTTCGCGGGAATGTCGGGGATGATGGTGGCGGTCGCCGGCACCGCGAATCTGCCGGCCGCGACCTTCTTCGACGGGATGGTTTCCGCCGACGCCATCGGCCGGTTCTTCAAATACATCTTCGGCGTCTCGGGGATCTTGGGCGTCGTCCTCTCCCTGCGTTCCCCCGAGGTCGAGAAGGCGGATCAGGCGAGCTACTATACCCTGCTGACGGCCTTGGTTCTCGGCATGATGCTCCTGGGTTCGGCCAACCACCTTCTCATGCTGTACCTCTCGCTCGAGATGGTCTCGGTCCTCTCTTACATTTTGACGGGATCGCTCCGCGGCGTGCGGCGGTCCTCCGAAGCGGCCTTGAAGTACGTGATTTACGGCGGCGTCGCCTCCGGCATCATGGCGTACGGACTCTCGCTCCTCTACGGCATGACGGGGACGATGGCGTTCCCCGAGATCGCCGCCTTTCTCAAGGCGAACGCCGTCTCTCGGCCGGCCCTCTTTACGGCGATCCTCCTCATTATGGGCGGGATAGGGTTCAAGATCGCCTCCTTCCCCTTCCACATGTGGTGTCCGGACGTCTACGAAGGCGCGCCGACTCCGTTCACGGCCTTCCTCTCGGTCGGACCCAAGGCGGCGGGATTCGCGGCCTTGATCCGCTTCTTCGTGGTGGCACTCACCCAGGCGGGGGCGTCGGGCTTTTTGCCGGTCAAGCCGGTGGGCCTCGTGGAACTCCTGACCGTCCTGGCCATCGCCACGATGACGATCGGGAACCTAGCGGCGTTATGGCAGAACAACATGAAACGGCTGCTCGCCTATTCCTCGATCGCCCACGCGGGCTACCTGCTCATGGGCTTCGCGGCGCTGAATACGGAGGCCTTGAACGCCATCCTCTTTTACCTGGTGGTCTACCTCATCATGAACATCGGGGCCTTCCTGGTCGTTCTGATGATCGCCAACCAATTGGGCGTCGAGGACATCGGCGGCTACAAGGGGCTCGGCCGGCGCGGAGGCAAGGGGACGTTTCTCGCGCTGGTCATGACAGTCTTCATGTTCTCGCTGACCGGCATCCCGCCCCTGGCGGGTTTCATCGGCAAGTTCTATCTCTTCGGAGTGGTGCTTAAGGCCGGGCTCTACGGGCTCGCCATCGCGGGCGTCTTGAACAGCGTCGTCTCCCTTTACTATTACGTGCGCGTCGTGAAGGTCATGTTCTTCGACGCCCCGGATGACGCCCGCGCGTTGGCCCTCCCCGCCGTCTCCCAGACCTGGCTGGTCGGGGGGCTCGCGGCCTTGACACTCTACCTGGGCCTCTTTTGGAACGGCCTGGCGACGGTCACCGTCAAGTCGACGGGGCTGCACGCGGCGGCCTTCGTTCCGCCACCGGTGGTCGCGCCAGTGACGCCGGAATCACCACCAACCGCGCCGGTTCCGGCGACGACTCCGGCGCCGGCGGCTCCAACGCCTCCGCCTCAATGA
- a CDS encoding NADH-quinone oxidoreductase subunit A, giving the protein MNPYIPLLMLFGFVGLLGVIILALSHLVSPKKDSAAKMQTYECGFDPIGDSRHRFSVKFYLVAMLFILFDVEVVFLYPWAVLFKESAQTGLGPFLMIEMGIFLGILVIGLAYVYARKALDWK; this is encoded by the coding sequence ATGAATCCCTACATCCCCCTCTTGATGCTCTTTGGTTTCGTCGGCCTCCTGGGCGTCATCATCCTGGCCCTTTCGCATCTCGTCAGCCCCAAGAAGGACTCCGCCGCAAAAATGCAGACCTATGAATGCGGCTTCGACCCGATCGGCGATTCGCGCCACCGCTTTTCGGTCAAGTTCTACCTCGTCGCGATGCTCTTCATTCTCTTCGACGTCGAGGTGGTCTTCCTCTACCCCTGGGCCGTCCTCTTCAAGGAATCCGCACAGACGGGATTGGGGCCCTTCCTGATGATCGAGATGGGGATTTTTCTCGGAATCCTCGTGATCGGACTCGCCTACGTCTACGCGCGCAAGGCGCTGGATTGGAAGTAA
- a CDS encoding DUF1428 domain-containing protein, with the protein MKYIDGFVIPVPKKNLALYRRMAAVTGKVWKKYGALEYVEGVADDVKPGKRTSFPQSVKLKKGETVVFAYVVYKSRAHRDRIMAKVMKDESLMKMWNANKLPFDGMRMFWGGFKAIVDL; encoded by the coding sequence ATGAAATACATCGACGGCTTCGTGATCCCCGTCCCCAAGAAGAACCTGGCCCTCTACCGCCGCATGGCGGCCGTGACCGGCAAGGTTTGGAAAAAATACGGCGCCCTGGAATACGTGGAAGGCGTGGCCGACGACGTCAAACCGGGCAAACGGACGTCCTTTCCGCAAAGCGTGAAGTTGAAGAAGGGGGAGACGGTGGTCTTCGCCTATGTCGTCTACAAGTCGCGCGCCCACCGGGACCGGATCATGGCCAAGGTGATGAAGGACGAAAGCCTGATGAAGATGTGGAACGCGAACAAGCTCCCCTTCGACGGCATGCGCATGTTCTGGGGCGGGTTCAAGGCGATCGTCGACCTGTAG
- a CDS encoding translation initiation factor — protein MRLPGRRPRDGQVTAVLRIEKTGRGGKTVTVIDRLPRAEAYLKQLCTELKKKCGSGGTYLIGPNGGVVEIQGDKREMVKAALLKKGMGVRG, from the coding sequence ATGCGTCTGCCCGGCCGAAGACCCCGCGACGGCCAGGTCACGGCCGTCCTCCGCATCGAGAAGACCGGTCGCGGGGGCAAAACGGTGACGGTGATCGACCGGCTGCCGCGGGCGGAGGCCTATCTGAAACAGCTCTGCACCGAGCTTAAGAAAAAGTGCGGCTCGGGAGGCACCTATCTGATCGGACCGAACGGCGGCGTGGTGGAGATTCAGGGGGACAAGAGGGAGATGGTGAAGGCGGCCCTTTTGAAGAAGGGGATGGGAGTGAGGGGATGA
- a CDS encoding DUF2207 domain-containing protein has protein sequence MWIFRILLLLASSAAFAQAGVVGLLDQYDRERILSYRSEIQVNADASMEVTETIRVVALGADIKRGIYRDFPTEYRTPWGFRTSTGFRVIEVLRDGRPEPYHTEAQSNGMRVYAGDKDVLIPPGVYTYVFRYRTDRQVGFFPDHDELYWNVTGNGWKFPIDEATARVRLPAGVARSDVKTEGYTGDQGATEKNFTASVEAGGAAVFRTTAALEPSQGLTIVVTFPKGVVREPTQPEKWAFFLKENRMEVFGALGLFAILFYYVLVWFQVGRDPRPGTIIPLFEAPQNLSPAAARFIRRMGYDDKALAASLIHLAVAKRIKILDEGGTYVLERLSGGEFKLASEENRLLQNLLGADPRLEIKQAHRTTIVAAVEGLKKDLKASFEKAYFLTNRGYFFAGLGVTLISLLFALFQGGAGATVGAGFMTVWLTGWTFGVVMLVRQALAAWRAAWNARGIIEKSFSFFGAGFTTLFALPFLAGEVVGLYMFGQATSAWMLAVLLAAVAINLVFFSLLKAPTLGGRKVLDRIEGLRMYLGTAERDRLEAMHPPQKTPELFEQFLPYALALDVENEWAEQFTGVLTEAGKPVTESSRAWYAGAAGLGTAAFASSLGSSLTSAIASASVSPSSHSGSGGGGSSGGGGGGGGGGGW, from the coding sequence ATGTGGATTTTTAGGATCCTACTCCTCCTCGCTTCGTCGGCCGCCTTCGCGCAGGCGGGCGTCGTCGGTCTCTTGGACCAGTACGACCGGGAGCGGATCCTCTCCTATCGCTCGGAAATCCAGGTCAACGCCGACGCCTCCATGGAGGTGACGGAGACGATCCGGGTCGTCGCCCTGGGCGCCGACATCAAGCGGGGCATCTACCGGGATTTCCCGACCGAGTACCGGACGCCCTGGGGGTTCCGGACGAGCACCGGTTTCCGCGTGATCGAGGTCCTCCGGGACGGGCGGCCTGAGCCGTACCACACCGAGGCCCAATCCAACGGGATGAGGGTCTACGCCGGGGACAAGGACGTGCTGATCCCGCCGGGCGTCTACACCTATGTCTTCCGGTACCGCACCGACCGGCAGGTCGGGTTCTTTCCCGATCACGACGAGCTCTATTGGAACGTGACCGGCAACGGCTGGAAATTCCCCATCGACGAGGCGACGGCGCGCGTGAGGCTCCCCGCCGGGGTCGCGCGAAGCGACGTGAAGACCGAGGGGTACACGGGAGACCAGGGAGCCACGGAGAAGAATTTCACGGCCTCGGTCGAGGCCGGCGGGGCCGCCGTCTTCCGGACGACCGCCGCGCTGGAACCGTCTCAAGGGCTGACCATCGTCGTGACGTTTCCCAAGGGGGTCGTTCGCGAGCCCACCCAGCCCGAAAAGTGGGCCTTCTTTCTCAAGGAAAACCGGATGGAGGTCTTCGGCGCCCTGGGGCTCTTTGCGATCCTTTTCTATTATGTCCTGGTCTGGTTCCAGGTCGGACGCGACCCGCGTCCGGGGACGATCATCCCGCTCTTCGAGGCCCCGCAGAACCTCTCGCCGGCGGCCGCCCGGTTCATCCGGAGGATGGGCTACGACGACAAGGCCCTCGCCGCCTCCCTGATCCACCTGGCCGTCGCGAAGCGGATCAAGATCCTGGACGAGGGCGGGACCTACGTCCTCGAAAGGCTTTCGGGGGGCGAGTTCAAGCTCGCCTCCGAGGAGAACCGGCTTTTGCAAAATCTCCTGGGCGCCGATCCCCGTCTCGAGATCAAGCAGGCCCACCGGACGACGATCGTCGCGGCGGTGGAGGGCCTCAAGAAGGACCTGAAGGCGAGTTTTGAGAAGGCCTATTTTCTCACGAACCGGGGCTATTTCTTTGCCGGCCTGGGGGTGACCCTCATATCCCTCCTGTTCGCGCTCTTTCAAGGCGGGGCGGGGGCGACCGTCGGAGCCGGCTTCATGACGGTCTGGCTCACGGGATGGACCTTCGGCGTCGTTATGCTCGTCCGGCAGGCCCTGGCCGCGTGGAGGGCGGCCTGGAACGCGAGAGGGATCATCGAAAAGTCGTTCTCGTTCTTCGGGGCGGGTTTCACGACCCTCTTCGCCCTCCCGTTCCTCGCGGGCGAGGTCGTCGGCCTCTACATGTTCGGCCAGGCGACCTCGGCCTGGATGCTGGCCGTCCTCCTCGCGGCGGTCGCCATCAACCTGGTCTTTTTCAGCCTCCTCAAGGCCCCCACCCTGGGGGGGCGGAAGGTGCTGGACCGCATCGAAGGCCTCCGCATGTACCTCGGCACGGCCGAGCGGGACCGTTTGGAGGCCATGCATCCGCCCCAAAAGACCCCCGAGCTTTTCGAGCAGTTCCTGCCGTATGCGCTGGCCTTGGACGTGGAGAACGAATGGGCGGAGCAGTTCACGGGGGTGCTCACGGAGGCCGGCAAGCCGGTGACCGAATCGTCGCGCGCCTGGTATGCCGGCGCGGCGGGTCTCGGCACGGCGGCGTTCGCGTCGTCGCTCGGCTCCTCGCTCACGAGCGCGATCGCCTCGGCCTCGGTCTCGCCAAGTTCCCATTCGGGGAGCGGCGGCGGGGGGTCTTCAGGGGGTGGCGGCGGTGGCGGCGGCGGAGGGGGATGGTAG
- a CDS encoding LemA family protein — translation MTITLMAGSAGLAAALFGVLLFNRLVRDRNLLKEAWSGVDVQLKRRADLVPALVEAVKGYAGHEKRLFTDVASLRTPKEVVDGLKGIFALVENYPQLKADTNFLDLQKNLVDVEDDLQYARRYYNGCVRNYNTRVQTFPSLLLAKPFGFREEPFFEVEYVTERKAPDVDF, via the coding sequence ATGACGATCACCCTGATGGCCGGGTCGGCCGGTCTTGCCGCCGCCCTCTTCGGCGTTCTTCTCTTCAACCGCCTCGTCCGCGACCGGAATCTCCTCAAAGAGGCCTGGAGCGGCGTCGACGTCCAGCTCAAGCGCCGCGCGGATCTGGTGCCCGCCCTGGTGGAGGCGGTGAAGGGCTACGCGGGCCACGAAAAGAGGCTCTTCACGGACGTCGCTTCTTTGCGGACGCCCAAAGAGGTCGTCGACGGACTCAAGGGGATCTTCGCCCTCGTGGAGAACTATCCCCAACTCAAGGCCGATACGAATTTCCTCGATCTCCAGAAGAACTTGGTCGACGTCGAGGACGACCTCCAGTACGCGCGGCGCTACTACAACGGCTGCGTCCGCAACTACAACACGCGCGTCCAGACCTTCCCCAGTCTGCTTCTCGCTAAGCCCTTTGGATTCAGGGAGGAGCCCTTCTTCGAGGTCGAGTACGTCACGGAGAGAAAGGCCCCCGATGTGGATTTTTAG
- a CDS encoding NADH-quinone oxidoreductase subunit B, giving the protein MSMTDVFAGAVIATKVKEVVAWGRKYSLWPMPYATACCGIEFMGAVSSNFDISRFGAELVRFSPRQADLLIVLGTINYKQAPVLKRIYDQMCEPKWVISAGACASSGGFYNNYSVVQGIDEILPVDVYVPGCPPRPEAILHGIMKIQEKIVNEAKGVARDNKIQAA; this is encoded by the coding sequence ATGTCCATGACCGATGTATTCGCCGGAGCCGTCATCGCGACCAAGGTCAAGGAAGTCGTGGCCTGGGGGCGCAAGTATTCCCTCTGGCCCATGCCCTACGCCACCGCGTGTTGCGGAATCGAATTCATGGGGGCGGTGTCCTCCAATTTCGACATCTCCCGGTTTGGCGCCGAGCTTGTGCGCTTCTCCCCCCGTCAGGCGGATCTCCTGATCGTCCTAGGCACGATCAATTACAAGCAGGCCCCGGTCTTGAAACGCATCTACGACCAGATGTGCGAGCCCAAGTGGGTGATCTCGGCAGGCGCCTGCGCGTCATCGGGCGGTTTTTACAACAACTACAGCGTGGTCCAGGGGATCGACGAGATCCTTCCGGTCGACGTCTACGTGCCGGGCTGCCCGCCCCGGCCCGAGGCGATCCTGCACGGGATCATGAAGATCCAGGAAAAGATCGTGAACGAGGCCAAGGGGGTTGCACGTGACAACAAGATTCAGGCGGCTTAA
- a CDS encoding NADH-quinone oxidoreductase subunit C — translation MILDKLQSLFAAEILGTHQDKGDLTILLKKARLHDVLAFLKSDPELSFEILMDVCGVDYLKMGENPRFEAVYHLYSVTKNHRLRLRVKVPEEDMTLPTATDLWKSADWHEREAFDMFGFQFAGHPNLKRLLLFEGFEGHPLRKDYPMEKRQKIPVPEDKPT, via the coding sequence ATGATCCTCGACAAGCTTCAGTCCCTCTTCGCCGCCGAAATACTCGGCACCCATCAAGACAAGGGCGATTTGACGATCCTCCTCAAGAAAGCCCGTCTTCACGACGTCCTCGCGTTCTTGAAGAGCGACCCCGAGCTCTCTTTCGAGATTCTGATGGACGTCTGCGGCGTCGACTACCTCAAGATGGGCGAGAATCCGCGTTTCGAGGCCGTCTATCACCTGTATTCGGTGACGAAGAACCACCGCCTTCGCCTGCGCGTGAAGGTCCCGGAAGAGGATATGACGCTGCCGACGGCGACCGACTTGTGGAAGTCCGCCGATTGGCACGAGCGCGAGGCGTTCGACATGTTCGGCTTTCAGTTCGCCGGCCATCCGAATCTCAAACGACTCTTGCTGTTCGAGGGATTCGAGGGACATCCGTTGCGCAAAGACTACCCGATGGAGAAGCGCCAGAAGATCCCCGTACCGGAGGACAAGCCGACGTGA